One window of the Chanos chanos chromosome 11, fChaCha1.1, whole genome shotgun sequence genome contains the following:
- the LOC115824203 gene encoding deoxycytidylate deaminase-like gives MAAACLAAQRSKDPSTQVGAVIVNETDNKIVGTGYNGMPAGLDDQFPWKRDGEEPLKKKYIYVTHGELNAIMNKSSADVKGCTMYVTLFPCNECAKLIIQSGIRKVIYLSNKYEKSNETQAAKRMFDEAEVKTEQFKTTCSEILINFHECLQ, from the exons ATGGCAGCGGCCTGCCTAGCTGCTCAAAGAAGCAAAGATCCAAGTACTCAG GTTGGCGCCGTTATTGTGAATGAGACTGATAATAAGATAGTGGGCACTGGTTACAATGGCATGCCCGCTGGCCTCGATGATCAGTTTCCCTGGAAAAGGGATGGTGAagaaccactgaaaaaaaaatacatctatG TAACTCACGGTGAGCTGAATGCCATCATGAACAAGAGCTCTGCAGATGTGAAAGGCTGTACCATGTACGTGACTCTGTTTCCATGTAATGAATGTGCCAAACTCATCATTCAGtcag GCATAAGGAAAGTGATTTACTTGTCAAACAAGTACGAGAAAAGTAACGAAACCCAGGCTGCCAAAAGGATGTTTGACGAAGCCGAGGTTAAAACTGA GCAGTTCAAGACAACTTGCTCTGAAATCCTAATCAATTTCCATGAATGCCTGCAATAA